One Dermacentor andersoni chromosome 6, qqDerAnde1_hic_scaffold, whole genome shotgun sequence genomic window carries:
- the LOC126522513 gene encoding sulfotransferase 1C4-like, whose amino-acid sequence MAVVDVRLPNGPLYQDMDGVIRLSRNFTVETLRSTLTYEPQPDDKFVVTFPKCGTTWTQHIGFLIFNKGVPPSSGLEFFNRSPFIEMLGADSVRDMTRPGVIKTHLPYHLMPMHPQAKYLYVCRNPKDACVSFFYHTRGFTGYEFANGKFDDFFEIFVSGETDYGDYFDHVLGWYEHRNDPNVLFLHYEDMKAQPRESVLKIAEFFDQSYHKLLLDNEDVLQNVIKYSDVESMKNYASRNFTNFFTKQIEGEAPEGLRVFHEASQKNPSTASFIRKGIVGDWKNHFSPEQNARLENKILELLGDTDLVDTWRKHGVK is encoded by the coding sequence ATGGCCGTTGTCGACGTACGCCTCCCCAATGGCCCACTGTACCAGGATATGGACGGCGTAATACGGCTAAGCCGAAACTTCACAGTGGAAACACTGCGTTCCACCCTCACTTACGAGCCACAGCCAGACGACAAGTTTGTCGTCACGTTTCCCAAGTGCGGTACCACGTGGACGCAGCACATTGGCTTCTTGATCTTCAACAAAGGTGTTCCACCGTCCAGTGGCCTGGAGTTCTTCAACAGAAGCCCCTTTATCGAAATGCTCGGCGCCGACAGTGTGCGGGACATGACACGTCCCGGAGTGATCAAGACGCACCTTCCTTACCACCTCATGCCCATGCACCCACAGGCCAAGTACCTCTACGTATGCCGCAATCCTAAGGACGCTTGCGTGTCCTTTTTCTACCACACACGGGGTTTCACCGGATACGAGTTCGCCAACGGCAAGTTCGACGACTTCTTCGAGATCTTCGTCTCCGGCGAGACCGACTACGGGGACTACTTTGACCACGTCCTCGGTTGGTACGAGCACCGCAACGATCCGAACGTCCTCTTCCTGCACTACGAAGACATGAAGGCCCAGCCGCGAGAGAGCGTGCTCAAGATTGCCGAGTTCTTCGACCAAAGCTATCACAAGTTGCTGCTGGACAACGAGGACGTCCTCCAGAACGTGATCAAATACAGTGACGTCGAATCCATGAAGAACTACGCCTCGCGGAACTTCACCAACTTCTTCACAAAGCAAATAGAAGGAGAAGCCCCCGAAGGTCTCAGAGTCTTCCACGAAGCTTCGCAGAAGAATCCTTCCACTGCTAGCTTCATTCGTAAGGGCATCGTCGGAGACTGGAAGAATCATTTCTCGCCTGAACAAAACGCCAGGTTGGAGAACAAGATTCTGGAGCTGCTAGGCGATACTGACTTGGTGGACACCTGGCGAAAGCATGGTGTTAAGTAG